One genomic region from Candidatus Zixiibacteriota bacterium encodes:
- the gcvPB gene encoding aminomethyl-transferring glycine dehydrogenase subunit GcvPB: protein MNKQILIHEKSRAGRVGTPMPEPSRSEQELLNLIPQKYRRDVDAPMPEVTEGEVMRHYVGLSVKNHHIDKGFYPLGSCTMKYNPKLNDRAASLPGFAEQHPLAPCRTAAGSLQIMYELEGYLREISGFDAVSLQPVAGAQGEFVGLLIIRAYHKDKGNPRRKILIPDSAHGTNPASVSLAGYETVQIKSNENGIISPETVASAIDSETAALMLTNPNTLGLFESKIAEVAKIVHDAGALLYMDGANLNAQLGIVQPGKIGFDILHFNLHKTFSTPHGGGGPGAGAVGVVKRLEPYLPAPVLSKKADEDNRLFLDYDRPKSIGRVHSFYGNFANSIRAYAYIRTLGARGLRDISENAILNANYLKELLKERFDMPYDSVCQHEFVLSCTRQKKLGAKALDIAKRLLDFGFHAPTVYFPLIVPEAFMIEPTETESRETLEAFAETLIAIAAEVETDAEKLHHAPFTTPVRRLDEVKAARELDICYK from the coding sequence ATGAATAAACAGATTTTGATTCATGAGAAATCCCGGGCGGGAAGAGTCGGGACACCAATGCCGGAGCCATCCCGCTCGGAGCAGGAACTTCTGAATTTGATTCCCCAAAAGTACCGGCGGGATGTCGATGCCCCTATGCCGGAGGTGACCGAAGGGGAAGTGATGAGGCATTATGTCGGGCTTTCGGTGAAAAATCATCATATCGACAAAGGCTTTTATCCTCTCGGCTCCTGCACGATGAAATATAATCCGAAACTCAATGACCGGGCGGCTTCGCTGCCCGGGTTTGCCGAGCAGCATCCGCTGGCACCCTGTCGGACCGCCGCTGGCTCCCTCCAGATTATGTATGAGCTGGAAGGATATCTCAGGGAGATTTCGGGATTCGACGCCGTATCGCTGCAGCCGGTCGCCGGAGCGCAGGGAGAATTTGTCGGACTGCTGATAATCCGGGCATATCACAAGGACAAAGGAAATCCCCGCCGGAAAATCTTGATTCCGGATTCGGCGCACGGAACCAATCCGGCGTCGGTCAGCCTCGCCGGATACGAGACCGTTCAGATCAAATCAAATGAAAATGGCATTATCTCTCCTGAGACAGTCGCCTCCGCCATTGACAGCGAGACGGCGGCGTTGATGCTGACCAATCCCAATACGCTGGGATTGTTTGAGTCGAAGATTGCCGAGGTGGCAAAGATTGTGCATGACGCCGGAGCGCTGCTCTATATGGATGGCGCCAATCTGAATGCCCAGTTGGGCATTGTCCAGCCGGGGAAAATCGGATTCGATATTCTTCATTTCAATCTTCACAAGACTTTCTCGACTCCGCATGGCGGCGGCGGTCCCGGCGCGGGTGCGGTCGGGGTCGTAAAAAGGCTCGAGCCATATCTGCCGGCGCCGGTCTTGTCGAAGAAAGCCGATGAGGATAATCGTCTGTTCCTGGATTATGACCGCCCCAAATCAATTGGAAGGGTTCACTCCTTTTACGGCAATTTTGCCAATTCGATTCGGGCCTATGCTTACATCCGAACCTTAGGCGCCAGAGGGCTTAGAGATATCTCTGAAAACGCCATACTGAACGCCAATTATCTTAAGGAACTCTTAAAAGAGCGCTTCGATATGCCGTATGATTCGGTCTGTCAGCATGAATTTGTGCTTTCCTGCACCCGTCAGAAAAAACTGGGCGCAAAGGCGCTGGATATCGCCAAAAGGCTCCTTGATTTCGGATTTCATGCCCCAACCGTTTATTTCCCGCTGATAGTCCCGGAAGCATTCATGATTGAGCCGACCGAAACCGAGAGCCGGGAAACGCTGGAGGCATTTGCCGAGACTCTAATCGCAATAGCGGCAGAAGTGGAGACCGATGCGGAAAAGCTGCATCATGCTCCTTTCACAACCCCGGTCCGCCGGCTGGATGAAGTCAAGGCGGCGCGTGAGCTTGATATCTGCTACAAGTGA